The DNA sequence AGAACATACGTCCGTGCAGCTGACCTAGCATTGTCTGCTGTTTCAGCCCATATTGTACTTAACTGGAGAAATTGAAAGTACAAAGAAAACTTCAGATGCATTTTTAGATTAAGATCGACTTAAAACTTAAAAGTCATCTTATTTATTTACAAGATTTAGATCTACATATGACTTGCATTACGTGTTAACAATTTTCCATGAGAAGTCACATGACAGATTCATTGTACTCTGCAGAATGCAAGTTGCTCTTAACAATGCAAAAAATCAATGACCTCAAATTCATAATATGAGCACACGACAAAggcaaaaaataatataaagcgATAAAATGATCCCTTCCTATACCTTCTTCTGAAGTTGAGAAACTGGTTATATCAGAAACTTTTTAGTTATTCTAGTTTGAAACATATTTTACCACAGAGTTCTTACATCCAGCCCCATAATTTACCATACAAGAAACTAACTGTGCATAAACTAAAGATTTGCTTACCTGACCCTCACCAAACCAAAGTTCATCGGCTGCACGTGGTGCTAGTTGAACAGTAATATGATCCAGTAGGGATTGTCGACTTCATGACATTGAAGATATGAACAGTATtgttagggaaaaaaaaacaaccaataAACATGAATATATAATGTActttcaacaataaggaacacGAATGATTTAACAGAATTGAAGCAACATCTACTTTAAGTTGCATATTTCAGTAACCAAGCAGGTTTGTATTGTATTGTTAACATTGCAGTTCCCTTTCTTGACATGCTCTGATTGTACCCCCAATATCTGTACTATATACAAAAAGTAAGAATGTTGGTAAACAGTAAAACCCACTCATTCTTGTTTCTTTTGATCAAATAAACGGTAAACCTTCAGAGAAGAAATATACTCTTTACTTGTACACTGAGCCATAATAAAGTTTCGCTATCCCTTTATTTCTTATAAACAAAAGAAGGTCTTCAAATCTATTCTGTTATTTGTACTCCTGCTATCATCATTCATCTCCTAAGTAAAGCCTACTTCCAATTTAAGTTTCAATTAACTTGGATCAAGAAGAACATAACAATATCTTTGATAAcgatcaaaaaattcaaattactTGATGCTCTTAATATTAGTATGAGGAAAGCTCCATCATCTGTTTGAATTAATACTTTCCATATAATTAATAGAAATGATACTAACTACCTCTTCTTTATATTCTCTACATAATTATTTAAAACTCAGATTACTATAGTCAACAGTTAATGTGCATTCTACATGTCAATGTGCTACTTGTCTTTAAAATCAATACAAAGAATTACGGACTCAGTAATCTTACGTAAGTGTTCCCTCTTTGAAGTTGATAGGATCCATCTTCATTCTAACATAACCCAATTCCCTACCAGCTCTAGGAGCAATTGTGACCTGCACCATACGAGAAACTGTCATAAGATATATACtttgtgttttcttttcttttttttatacttAATATTTTCTTAAAACTATTAAAGTTCTACTCATTGTTACCATAAATGTACGTTTAGAAGAGGACAAGTTAAACTAGGGAATAATATTTGTGAAAATCTTAAAGCAAACATTTGGTTAAGTTTAAGATTTTAAGTCAATGAACCCAATGACAAAGAACAAGAAATTCAAGAAAGACATAGAACAAAACATTTCTCAAGGAAAGACTTATATGTGGCAATTATTCTAAACTTTAacacacatttgagaaacaggACGACCAACAAGGGACGATTATTTGTGTTGCCTAAATTGCCCAACATGTAAAGGTAGTGCAGAATAGAAACAAATCAACAATCTTATGCTATGAAAATGTAAAACAGAAGAAGCATAAagttttcagaccaaaaaataGAGGAAGAAAGGCTTGAGCTAGGGGACCATACAAACTCAATGTTTTTCAGATCAGGAAAGTTTGCAGCAACAACAGCCATCGCTGCTTCATTGATAGCTACTTGCTTCCATGTATCAAAACTTCTGTCCTTTCTATCTAGCATTCCTCTTTCTTCCATTTGTGCAGCTTGTAATAGGTCATCAGTAGTAATCTGCATATACCACAACCACAGGCATTCAGAAAGGGGACACGTGTGGTATAAATAACTAAATCAAAAGGCACTAATATATGAAATATTGAAAACATTAGATGCTAATAGAGCTCAGAGCCCATGACCATGCGGCCATGCCTCTACCACATGTTTCAAGGGAATAGACAGAAGTATAATAGCTACATGACTTTCACATTCCAATAGATGTAACATAATGATGcctttattctcaaaaaaaaaaaaaaaaaaaaggacaagaCATAATGATGCCTAACTAAGCCTTCAGCAGTGTTCTTTTTActcctttttctcttcttctgccTCTTTCATTTGAGGCATAGGTTCTATGGTTAGTCTAAGAGGAGACAATACCTCAGTTCTTCCATCACGCATCATGTTGATTGCAGCAACCTCAACTATATTAGCTAGCTCTGCACCAACCATTCCATCACTCATACTTGCAATAGCCATATAGTCCACATCTTCCGCCATAGGTTTCTTGCGCGCATGGACCTGTAATCAGGACACAGAAAGAAAGTGGAAAAATTATAAGCATGTCATGGAAACAACGAGAATTAAGAGCAATGCCAGATATTCTGTGGAAATGGAGCATGATATAAGGTCCAACTACCTTCAAAATTTCAATGCGACCTATAAGACCAGGCTTAGGGATATATATCTTCCGATCAAACCTTCCAGGTCTGACAAGGGCTGGATCTAGAATGTCTGGTCTATTTGTGGAAGCAATAGTGATCACTTCCCCCCTTCCTTCAAACCCATCCAAACAAACCAGGAGCTGAAGCATAAAAACAACATTGAATAATTTGTAGCTGTttagttataaaattaaaattaaaataaaaaataaaataaaacaaatgcttAAAAAGTTCAAGTATTCATCCATCAGATCATCACCAACCTGGTTAAGAGTTGCATCACGTTCTTGTCCACCAGAACCCTTGATCAAACCACGCTCCCTTCCAACAGCATCCAACTCATCAATGAAGACAACTGATGGAGCCTGTGCGCATAAACACAACTATGAAATGTAACAATGTGTGCAACTACACTACATCCAATCAAAAACAGAATGAACAAGAAAGGCATAGCATTTCAAATATGGTCTAAAACTTCAATAATAATACTGAAAGCATTAGCAAGAACAACATATCAAATAAGGATATTGAGAGGAAAGAGGGAACATAAAAAGAGTGCAATTGAACAGCTAATGTCCACTTACGTTTTCCTTTGCTTCCTGGTAGAGTGCTCGGACACGAGAAGCACCAACCCCAACATATATCTCTACGAATTGAGAGGCCGAAATGGAAAAGAAGTTGACGCCTGCCTCACCAGCAACAGCTTTTGCAAGCAAAGTCTTCCCCACTCCAGGAGGGCCACAAAGAAGTATCCCACCtgttaaacaaaacaaacaccgACAATATATATGTTATACATAAAGAACACATAAGCAATATATTTTGGGAAATAGAACAATCAAGTCCGTTTGCTTTCACCGGAACCGAGCAAATACGCCAACCAGAGCACGATAAAAGGAACACTTTAGCCAGCAATCACTGAAGCGAATCACAAGGGTTCTCATACATGTGAATTAATTCAATACACAAATAAGTTCACATAACAAAAAGCTATCTGATAACATCAATAACTGAGTAGCATTGCTGCAGAAACCAACCTGGAATTTTAACTCCTCTTCTCCTATACATTTCCCCATGAGTGAAGAACTTGACAATCTCCTCAAGCTCAAGCCTGATCTTCCCAAGTCCAGCAACATCCGAAAACTTGACATCCACACCTCTCTCCAAATACTGAGGCATCCTCTTATTATGAGCTCGTCTCACACGAGCCCCGGACCTCATGAACTGCATTGCCATCTTCATATAAGGATTCTGTTCCCCCTTCCCCTGCTCCCCTTCCTCATCCTCCTCGCCGCCCTCAATCCCCTCCATCCTCTCCAAAtccctcatcttcttcctctcctcggcCTCGGCCTGCTCAATCTTCAACCTGTCCTCATAATCCTTTTTCTGCCTCCTATAACTAAGCACCACAGTCCTGTAAAAAATGTAAAAGAACACCAGCCCCAGCGCGGTGGCCACATTCGAATCCTGAGCCAAATTGGCCCACACATTGGCCATCTGCAAGTAATTCCGGCGAGCCTCCCTCAACGACTCGTCgtgcttcttcttcctcctctctctcctcactctcctctcctcctccttcttctgagCCTTCATGGCCCTATCAATCATCTCTCTCTCGTTCCTCATTCTCTCCAGCTCCTCCTTCCTCTGCATCTTGAACTCCTCCCTCGCCTGCCTCAGCTCCGCCGCCCTCTTGCTCTCCTTCCTCGCCGGCTTCCTCGTCCTCGAAAACCACGCCACCACCGCCGGCATTCTCGCCAGGAAGCTCAGGTACGGCATAGGCACCTCCGGCGGCCTCAGCGGCGGCGTGTAGGCGTTGACGCACAAAGAGTCCAAATTCAACTTCTCCCATTCCTCCCAGAACCTCTTGTCAGTCTCCGGCGACGGCAAAACGGTGCGCAGCACTCTGGAATCTTCAAGAACCACCAGGACCGGCTCGGCCTTCTGCCGCAATTCGATCGCCGGAGGCTTGATTACATGCTTGAGCTTCGATTCCCCGTTCAATTCGAGGAGCTGGGTGTAGGGGATACGGTTCGAGACGACGGGGAGACCTTGGGACCAGGATTTGAGCTCTTGAGGAGATAAAGCTTCGGACTTTCTAGAAGCGGAGGATTTCTTGGGGGCGCGTGGCTTTTTCTCCTTGACGGCGGCGCGTGAGGTTGGGGTCTGGGGGAGAGAGGCGGAGATGACGGTTAGAGTTACGGAGAGCTTGAGGAAATCGAAATTGGGGCTCTTGGTTTTATCGTTTTCTTCGTTATCGGAAGTGGGAGAAAGGTGGGAGGAATTGGAGGAGGGGATTCTGGATTTGGGTGGGGTTTTAGGGGTTTTGGGGCTGGGGTTTGGGGGTAGGGAGGAAGATGAATAAGAGCCCAGAAGGCATTGGCAGGCCATTGGGGTTTTGTAGATTATGAAAGCTTGATTGTGCTACATTTGAGAAGCGAAGCTGAGGTTGAGTAGAATTGAGGGAGTGTGTGAGTTTTGAGATGAAGCTTTGGTTTTGCAGAGCTCACTTCTCTGCGAAATGAAATGTTCGTAATTTACGAGATAGAGATTAGAGACGACGGTAGTGCGTAACGTCGTCGTTTTAgaattatttatttgagaaatTATCTTGGGTATCACCAAGCTCGGATATTTAACTAAGCAAAAAGCATCAAAGTGATTGTAGGTGTGAGCGAATTAGTAAAATATAAACTAGAGAAGCGTTGTGGTATTAATTTGTTCTTCGTTGAAGTCGCGCTAAACATGTCCTAGAATCTCTCTAGTAGCAGTTTCGATCCAATAGGGCTGTGTTGATGAAGACTTAAAACAGTGACTGAAGTTATTTAATGGAATCTGGTCATCAAACATCAAGCATTCAGCATTTCACCACATATATAGAAAGGGTTTTTGGAACTACATAGAAAGTACATGAAGCCTTAAGACAGTGATTAAAATGCCTAATGTTATAAATTTATGATATAGCTAGAGTGCAAGTGATTAAGTACACCAGGTACTGCGTCGAAACAAAGCAATGTAGCTCAGTTGTGGGAGAGCCAGATTACAGTCTGAACAGCAGATGTGGCCAGCAAGAGGCAGCTTAAGAAAGTGAAGCCTATCGAGATGGCAATGTGGTCGCAGAAGATATTTAGTGGTTTACAGAAATTCGGGAGAGGTGTGTGCCGGATTCCTGTGCGATTCAGGTTGCTTACTCCGGATGCAGCTGACCCTGCGCTCATCATTGTATATGCAAATACCTATGAAAGGGAAACAGTGACACTTCAATTTCACTAGGTAAACACTGTAGAGCTACCAATTCCATACAAATAGGACAATCAAAATTTGAAGTACTTGCGAAGCCTCTCGAACCATGCAAGCTATACAATGACAAAGAAAACACATGCTGCTGTTACCAATTTTATAGAATTATTTGGTCCATTATGATCCACCGGGTTCacaagacatttttttttttttttcatttttcatgctGGTCTTTTAGTAAAGCGAGAATCTTATGAATCTTGACTTGTAAATTCAACTTCAGTAAAAACAGTCTTTTAACGTGGAGAGATGAACCTGTCCATTATATACCAGCAATAAAACATCTAACTAGAAAACAAGCTACTATACTACAAACTCTGCTCAGAACTTTAGAAGAATGAGCTAGAGAGAGGAACCTAGTTATCAACAACTGAAGAAATCATTAAACCACAGAGCTTATATGCCCATTGTAATTTCATTTCCGCAAGGGCGGTTAAGTTACCTGATCCCCAGCAAAGCTAAGCCAGGCATGATTCCTTGAGGGAATCATCGGAGACTTTCTCAGCAGCCTAGATCCATTTATCAGTAGTTGCAGAAATGAATGAACCGTGACAGCTGCCGTGACTGCAACCAGATATCTGCTCACCAAAAATTCAGAAACTTCAGTACCTTTATATTATGCAAATCGCCCTTCTAAGTTCTAACTACACCTTGGTTGTTACAATATAAGCCCTCATCATTGTTACTAACAGAGTCAAAATGTAAATCTTACTCCCTGATTCAAATTCATGCACATTAAATGATCAATGCTACATTACTAATACGTGACGAAAAGCACTCATGTTCAACATCCCTACAATCCCAATAGCCATTAAATTAATGATATCTGATCTCAGATTCTGATTGATTATTTTGCAATGAATTGGTTCCTCCACAAAACCCAAAGTGATGTAAAAAACTACTAGAGGCTGAATAAAAAGTAGCATATATATAGCAACTTAAGGCCTAAAATGAGCAGCAAAACGTTCTCCAACTAGTTTTATAGATCATTAATTTATGGAGAAACAATTAACTCTGACATTATATTCTCAATGAAGATTACATTATCTAAAAGATTAATAAACATGATTCCGGCCACCTAATAATTTGATCTAAAATTTGTTGGCTAGGGTACTGGCTAGGCTAGACAACAATTTCCAGGTTAGATCAAACTAGAAGACAAATAGTTTAAAGGAGACATAAAACTTTAAAAAAAGGGTGAAAAGCTTATAGAAAAACAAGTAGAAATTAAAAATCCCTCACGGGTCTGATCCTGTTCATTCATATGGGAATGAAGCTGGGAAAGGGgttcaaatttgttgtcacttcAAAGTGCCAAACAGAAGGGTAGTTTGGTCAAACACAAAACCTCGCCTCAAGGGAAACCACCATAACATGACAAAACAAACCAATACACCTGCCCGGTTTTCCCGGCCGGTTGGGAAACTCGAAAGAAGTGAAGAACGGCCGGAATATGGCAGTTTCCGGCAGTGTTGTCGTTCTAGAGAGGGGAAAAAGCAGAAGGGCATTTGAGTAATTGTACTTACTCGAAGGACTCGGAGAAAGACCACTTGGAGTAAACGGGGAGATGGAAACCGTAGATAGTGACGGTGCTGGCTTGCTGGGCGGTGACCATGAACGACAGCGCCGTGACGGAGGACGCCATGCAGAGCAGCCTGAGGCACACATGCGCCACGTCAGCCTTCCGGAGCAAGGCGCCGAGTTGAGCTGATGACTTGGTCGCCTGCCCAGTAGTACTCATGGTGGTTGTTCCGTTCTCCACCGCCTTGGACTCGGCCATTTCTTCGTCGCACGACTTTGTTTTCCGGCCGGTCACCATTgtctttcttgttttcttcgCTCCTGTGTagttaagagagagagagagggagagggagatgGTAGTAATGTAGAAATACGTGAGCGAACTGCGAGGCAGGAGCAGTAGTAATAATAATGCCTATACTGAACTGTAGAGGCTTTGGCGGTTTTTATAGAATGGGTCATCATACCTTTCCCTGCTCTACTTCCGTTTGTCCAAattttgtgattcttttgtttttttcttcctttaccTCACctccaaaaacatataaaattcttttctttttccaattttttACCAACTTATTAGTTgtatttaataataataaaaaacttattAGTTGTGCTttcgataaaaaaataaaaataaaaactaaagactTACGTGAACGTCCAATTATTTTTAGTCCATGCTAGCGGGAGTTCTTATATGAACCTTTCACTTCTGTAATTGTGTCTGGTTTCATCGTGCGTGCTCAGCGTGTACAGTCTACTTAACTCAAATTGCCGATAAGGCAAAGTGTTTTTGCTTAGTATAGACTATAGACTACTCAGTACTCATATTAGCATGGAATATTCGTTTATGTATTATTCTATATCAACATTCGGGGTCATATTTAATGTTATGAAATACACTAGCTTAAATTGATAGTCATTTACGCTTGAGAGCACATTATTTAATTTGTTCGAcatctttaaatatttttaaaattttaactctactttatttttattatattttgaggTTTGAATTCTCAATaataatttttctgtttttttttttttttcatttatcgtAATCTACACCCGGGTCTAAAGACTTGACTTAAAATTTTAGCCCTCTAACCTTCGAAGAGCATagccctatatatatttttctattCTTGTCATTGCCTTAATGCCTTGCTTCCTCGGCTAGATGTAATATCATAAAACTCATTCAGTAACCCTATGTATTGTCATATTGGTAATTGGGGCTAGGTACCGTAGAACTACAAAAGTAGTCTAGGTCTGTCTTATACTCTATTAGTCTTATCTATAACAATAATCTATTGTGGTTTAGCCTTTGCAACATTTTATGTGTTGAGGCTCTGGATTTTGGGTATATCGGTTGAGGTTGGAAGTTGCAGAGGGCAACAGGTGGAAAGAATGTAGAGGACCCCGTGAGCGTACATATCGTTATGGAAGTGATaggtttgttttgtttacttgAAGTCTGTAACGCCACACGTACACTTGTTGGACTCTTCACTGGAATCACCACTGCTATTCCAGGACCTCTAATTCCCAATTTCCCATGACCCATGGCTGCACGCCTGCACCTCATGGGGTACTTCAGTCTGCACCTCATGGGGTACTTCAGTTTTTAAACCCTTCTTCCTGATTCTAAACAGTTTTAACAAAAACGTTATTCTTGAAAAATATTCTAAGAGGGTATACTAAGAATAACCACCTACTTTTCTGTATGGGAATGTTGTTTTCTTAGACAAACCGTCGGTCGTATAGAGAAACCAagcatagaaaaaaaaaaaaaacaaaaacagtacATTCATGGAGTTCGTTTATAATACATTAATATACTATAATATATTAAGTAGTGGTATACTAATTTGAGAGTACTCTACTTCTATATCAAACTACTCTATTTCTATATCAAACTAGTCTACCTCTatatcaaaatgagcaaaaattatctcatttaCCTTAACAACAGTTTTTATTCCCACATAGTCACATACACAATTTGACATCAATTGACCATTTTTCCCTAAGCCTAATAATTAAACTACAACATTGCCACTCAACAttgatctctctctttctcctccctTTCTGCAAAATcacttcctcttctctctctcgcaATCCCTGTTAACTCCGGCGACACTAATGGCCGGACTATGCAGTTTCCGAGATCATGTTGTCTGCTTCTCAGTCTCGGGTCTCAAACTCTAACAAAATCATATCCGGACCATCACAGATGACTTCGACTCCGACAGAGCTTCTCCTCACTCGATTCGACGGACATTTCTGGCTTCGATGCTTCGTCAAGACTCTCTCTCGCACCCCTCATCGAAGTCAAACGTCACCTAACTGGAGGCCCGTCCGGCTTCGATGCTCCGCCAAGAACTCCGATTGGAGCATTCTCAGCCACAAATCCAAGGTCACAAGGCTTCTCTACGCCGAGTTCTCGATCGTGACTCATAAATCTAGGTCGTCGTACGCCGTCCATGACCTTGCCTTCTGCCCATTATACGGCCGCTGGACTCTCACAGTCCAGGTCTGAAACCGGCGAAGAAAGACATGGGTGCCCAAATTTTTTTAAGTAATAGGAcataaggaaagaaaagaaaaggaaaaaaaaacagagagagagttttgaatgtctattagggtttagggggcaatagacattttgaattgatgtaatctccttgtttttttttttttctgtaatcaaagttttatttgtctaaatttagggagattagttccatTCTGGCGACTATTcgaagtcctattggggggcaatagacgtctattcgaaggcaatacatggctgatagtagtctattggggggaaatacatggctgatagtcatctattggggggcaatagatgtctattgggggcaaaaaaacatttccggtgagatttttagcaaattccggtgggcaaCGGCCAGTGACCAGGTTCcggtggccggattccggctAAAGTTGGCCAGAATCCGGCTGCAGGtgaccgggctccggcgaagtctcctatggtttctctctcttctattttctctctctctctctaagtaacaaaggggtgaggataaaatggtattaaaaagaatttaaaaacaaaacctaaatcttaatggggtattagggaagacccccttagagtgttttaagtaagagggaattaaaaaaacttaatgaggtaagtgggaaaaaaatctctaaaaatggtgaaaatggacaaaatcccatATGTTAATGTACCACAGAAAGGCTCTCTGGATAgtattttagctaaaatagtACATACACCAAATTGAAGTCCCTAAGTAAAACTCATTAGAGCATACTTATTAATATTTTAAGAATAACTAACTCGTGGTATGTAATACAGGCTTTCTAGATTAGTTAGAATGTAATACACATACTTATTAATATTTTAAGAATAACTAACAATTAGTATGTAATACAGTCTTTCTAGGTTAgttagaatgaaaaaaaaaaaaaccctaggggGCCTCCTCTGTGCCGCACCAAAACCCTAAGTCAAAAATTGGCCTTCTTTGCCAACGCTCTCCACCATTCTTGAACCCTTGCAGCACTACATCTAGCTCTCTCAATGGCTAGTATTGATTCTGTCACCAAAAGCTTTGCAACCTCACTAGCTATCATTACCAATGAGGTTGTAGACATCTCCT is a window from the Rosa chinensis cultivar Old Blush chromosome 2, RchiOBHm-V2, whole genome shotgun sequence genome containing:
- the LOC112187220 gene encoding probable inactive ATP-dependent zinc metalloprotease FTSHI 2, chloroplastic; its protein translation is MACQCLLGSYSSSSLPPNPSPKTPKTPPKSRIPSSNSSHLSPTSDNEENDKTKSPNFDFLKLSVTLTVISASLPQTPTSRAAVKEKKPRAPKKSSASRKSEALSPQELKSWSQGLPVVSNRIPYTQLLELNGESKLKHVIKPPAIELRQKAEPVLVVLEDSRVLRTVLPSPETDKRFWEEWEKLNLDSLCVNAYTPPLRPPEVPMPYLSFLARMPAVVAWFSRTRKPARKESKRAAELRQAREEFKMQRKEELERMRNEREMIDRAMKAQKKEEERRVRRERRKKKHDESLREARRNYLQMANVWANLAQDSNVATALGLVFFYIFYRTVVLSYRRQKKDYEDRLKIEQAEAEERKKMRDLERMEGIEGGEEDEEGEQGKGEQNPYMKMAMQFMRSGARVRRAHNKRMPQYLERGVDVKFSDVAGLGKIRLELEEIVKFFTHGEMYRRRGVKIPGGILLCGPPGVGKTLLAKAVAGEAGVNFFSISASQFVEIYVGVGASRVRALYQEAKENAPSVVFIDELDAVGRERGLIKGSGGQERDATLNQLLVCLDGFEGRGEVITIASTNRPDILDPALVRPGRFDRKIYIPKPGLIGRIEILKVHARKKPMAEDVDYMAIASMSDGMVGAELANIVEVAAINMMRDGRTEITTDDLLQAAQMEERGMLDRKDRSFDTWKQVAINEAAMAVVAANFPDLKNIEFVTIAPRAGRELGYVRMKMDPINFKEGTLTRQSLLDHITVQLAPRAADELWFGEGQLSTIWAETADNARSAARTYVLGGLSEKNYGLSNFWVADRLNDLDVQALRIVNMCYERAKEILDQNRKLMDAVVDELVKKKSLTKQDFFDLIELHGSLKPVPPSLLDIRAAKRKEFQDMMMKQKELVSGSNL
- the LOC112189178 gene encoding CASP-like protein 3A2; amino-acid sequence: MVTGRKTKSCDEEMAESKAVENGTTTMSTTGQATKSSAQLGALLRKADVAHVCLRLLCMASSVTALSFMVTAQQASTVTIYGFHLPVYSKWSFSESFEYLVAVTAAVTVHSFLQLLINGSRLLRKSPMIPSRNHAWLSFAGDQVFAYTMMSAGSAASGVSNLNRTGIRHTPLPNFCKPLNIFCDHIAISIGFTFLSCLLLATSAVQTVIWLSHN